One Tiliqua scincoides isolate rTilSci1 chromosome 9, rTilSci1.hap2, whole genome shotgun sequence DNA segment encodes these proteins:
- the COQ9 gene encoding ubiquinone biosynthesis protein COQ9, mitochondrial has protein sequence MAATVGLLRRAGWGLLCCQAAIRRSLYPAQCAIHAAAVLRRASDEQKQQPLQSPTQEHLASQPVGEQHDQEHLHSRPSYTDQGGEESEGYESEEQLQHRILTASLEFVPAHGWTADAIAEGAKSLGLSVAAAGLFQNDGSDLVLHFVSQCNTKLSELLEEQHKLVQLGQGEKKKTDQFLKDALEARLRMLIPYIEKWPQAISVLLLPHNIPASLNLMTTMVDDMWHYAGDQSTDINWYTRRAVLAGIYNTTELVMIQDSSPDFEETWSFLENRIADAMNMGHTAKQVQATGEALVQGLMGAAVTIKNLTGLNQRR, from the exons ATGGCGGCAACGGTGGGGCTCTTGAGGAGAGCTGGCTGGGGGCTGCTTTGCTGCCAGGCGG CCATCAGGCGCTCGCTGTACCCAGCCCAGTGTGCTATCcatgctgcagctgtgctgcgCAGAGCTTCAGAcgagcagaagcagcagcccctGCAGTCTCCCACCCAGGAACATTTGGCATCTCAGCCTGTGGGTGAGCAGCATGATCAAGAGCATCTTCACTCACGTCCCAG ttaCACTGATCAGGGTGGTGAAGAATCGGAGGGCTACGAGAGTGAGGAGCAACTGCAGCATCGGATTTTGACAGCATCTCTGGAGTTTGTACCTGCTCATGGCTGGACAGCAGATGCAATTGCAGAGGGAGCAAAG TCACTGGGTCTCTCTGTTGCTGCAGCAGGGCTGTTTCAGAATGATGGCAGCGATCTGGTCCTGCACTTTGTGTCCCAATGCAACACCAAACTCTCTGAACTTCTTGAAGAGCAACACAAGCTGGTACAGCTGGGCCAAGGAGA GAAGAAGAAGACTGATCAATTTTTAAAGGATGCTCTGGAAGCCCGGCTGAGAATGCTGATTCCATATATTGAAAAATGGCCCCAG GCGATTAGTGTGTTGTTGCTACCACACAATATTCCAGCCAGCCTGAACCTCATGACAACCATGGTGGATGACATGTGGCACTATGCTGGAGACCAGTCTACTGAT ATAAACTGGTATACTCGCCGGGCAGTGTTGGCTGGCATTTACAACACTACGGAGCTGGTGATGATTCAGGATTCCTCTCCTGACTTTGAAGAGACTTGGTCCTTCCTAGAAAACAGAATAGCTGATGCCATGAACATGGGCCACACAGCTAAACAG GTGCAGGCAACAGGAGAAGCTCTCGTCCAGGGACTTATGGGTGCTGCTGTTACT ATAAAGAATCTCACCGGCCTTAACCAGCGTCGATGA